One stretch of Scyliorhinus canicula chromosome 7, sScyCan1.1, whole genome shotgun sequence DNA includes these proteins:
- the chodl gene encoding chondrolectin, translating into MLLSRALSSRMVVLILSGILASGSGTRVLSGQTVCYGGPEFPCYKIAYFQDLSRRIGFEEASQACEMDGGALVSIRSTTEQGLIESLLQDLTKSGSGLSDGDFWIGLRRSGEGQSPNTFSGCPDLYRWTDGNAAKFRNWYTDEPSCGSEACVVMYHQLTAQPGLGGPYLYQWNDDRCNMKHNFICKYSSAARVGFEPQSPEHKSGLPASDCATISPSVNQASDNLSYVTELEGFVSNESADRVEPDYVSENVSTQPEVKIHAPSNSADDQHHMVVTESSGMMPNVVYVIIPTIPLLLLLVVALATCCIQMLSRSKVRSKSSPNESTLWISPNPKKENLANV; encoded by the exons ATGCTCCTGTCCCGGGCGCTGTCCAGCCGGATGGTGGTTCTGATTCTGAGCGGAATCCTGGCCAGCGGCTCCGGCACTCGGGTCTTGAGCG GTCAGACTGTGTGCTATGGCGGCCCGGAATTCCCCTGCTACAAAATTGCCTACTTCCAGGACCTGAGCAGACGCATTGGCTTCGAGGAGGCGAGTCAGGCCTGTGAGATGGACGGGGGCGCCCTGGTCAGCATCCGCTCGACCACTGAGCAAGGACTGATTGAGAGCCTCCTGCAGGACCTCACCAAATCGGGCTCTGGGCTTTCGGACGGGGATTTCTGGATTGGATTGAGGAGGAGCGGGGAGGGACAGTCTCCCAACACGTTCAGCGGCTGCCCTGACCTCTACAGGTGGACAGACGGAAATGCAGCAAAGTTCAG GAACTGGTACACGGACGAGCCTTCATGTGGCAGTGAGGCATGTGTGGTGATGTATCACCAACTGACAGCTCAGCCTGGGCTGGGTGGACCATACCTCTATCAGTGGAACGATGACAGGTGCAACATGAAGCACAACTTCATCTGCAAGTACTCATCAG ctgccagGGTTGGATTTGAACCCCAGTCTCCAGAGCATAAGTCTGGActcccagccagtgactgtgccaccatctctccCAGTGTAAATCAAGCATCGGACAATCTCAGCTATGTCACTGAGCTTG AAGGTTTCGTAAGTAATGAATCTGCGGACCGTGTGGAGCCAGATTACG TTTCAGAAAATGTGTCCACACAGCCAGAAGTCAAGATTCATGCGCCCAGTAATTCCGCTGATGACCAACATCATATGGTTGTGACAGAATCATCAG GGATGATGCCCAACGTGGTGTACGTCATCATTCCCACAATTCCACTGCTGTTGTTGCTGGTGGTTGCCCTGGCGACCTGCTGCATCCAGATGCTGAGCAGAAG CAAAGTCCGGTCGAAGAGCAGCCCAAACGAATCAACTCTCTGGATATCCCCGAATCCAAAGAAGGAGAACCTGGCTAACGTTTAG